In a single window of the Pseudodesulfovibrio profundus genome:
- the plsX gene encoding phosphate acyltransferase PlsX, which translates to MPNTEETVAPRIAVDAMGGDYGPRIVVPGAVEAAREGVAVVLVGDEAQINDELVKLDTNGLDITVVPASQVVEMNDKPADALRRKRDSSIQVACRLVKAGDADGVVSAGNSGATVACGMFVLGRIKGVLRPALAGIMPTEKNPVVLIDVGANVDSKPQHLFQFGLMADVLARFVLGTKDPSVGILSIGEEEGKGNAAVREAFDLLRESNLRFIGNVEGRDIFTGDVDVVVCDGFVGNVALKLSEGLAKSMSRILKLQLRSSWLSKLGTLLSIRAFRKFKKVVDYAEYGGAPLLGLKGTVIVAHGKSNELAVSNCIKMAATSVRNKTHEHLSKGLAEHQALSGTQGKTAA; encoded by the coding sequence ATGCCTAACACCGAGGAGACAGTGGCGCCACGCATTGCCGTTGACGCCATGGGGGGAGATTATGGCCCCCGAATCGTCGTGCCCGGTGCGGTGGAAGCCGCTCGCGAGGGAGTTGCTGTTGTCCTTGTCGGTGACGAGGCGCAGATCAATGACGAGCTTGTCAAGCTCGATACCAATGGGCTGGACATAACAGTTGTCCCGGCTTCGCAGGTTGTCGAGATGAATGACAAGCCCGCTGACGCGTTGCGTCGAAAGCGTGATTCTTCCATCCAGGTGGCTTGCCGTCTGGTCAAGGCGGGTGATGCTGATGGCGTGGTCTCTGCTGGTAATTCCGGCGCGACCGTTGCCTGCGGCATGTTCGTGCTGGGAAGGATCAAGGGTGTTTTGCGCCCTGCGCTGGCTGGAATCATGCCCACCGAGAAGAACCCCGTTGTTCTGATCGATGTCGGGGCCAATGTGGACTCCAAGCCGCAGCATCTCTTCCAGTTCGGTCTCATGGCCGACGTGCTTGCCCGTTTCGTTCTCGGCACTAAGGATCCTTCCGTAGGTATCCTTTCCATTGGCGAGGAAGAAGGAAAGGGCAACGCTGCTGTACGCGAAGCGTTTGACCTGCTGCGTGAATCGAACCTTCGATTCATCGGCAACGTTGAAGGACGCGACATATTCACCGGTGATGTTGATGTGGTTGTTTGTGACGGCTTCGTGGGCAATGTTGCCCTGAAGTTGTCTGAAGGGCTGGCCAAGTCCATGAGCCGCATCCTCAAGCTTCAGTTGCGTTCGAGCTGGCTGTCAAAGCTCGGCACATTGCTTTCCATTCGTGCGTTCCGCAAATTCAAGAAAGTTGTGGATTACGCCGAGTATGGCGGTGCTCCGCTTCTTGGTCTCAAGGGAACGGTTATTGTCGCTCATGGTAAATCCAATGAGCTGGCTGTTTCCAATTGTATCAAGATGGCTGCTACATCCGTGCGCAATAAAACCCATGAGCATTTGTCCAAGGGGCTTGCAGAGCATCAGGCTCTGTCAGGCACACAGGGCAAGACTGCTGCCTGA
- a CDS encoding beta-ketoacyl-ACP synthase III produces the protein MKTNFIIRGLGMYAPERVVTNVDLEKIVDTSDEWITTRTGIRQRHVVAEDEAASDMAYEAAKKALANAGMEADELTHIVCGTFTPDAIIPSTACRVQEKLGITGQMCIDVQAACSGFLYAMQTARGYLALEPESKVLVVTSEVISRRLNWEDRTTCVLFGDAAGAAIITTGEADETPRIVDVILAADGSLGDLLTVNGGGSAHSYKKGETVGDEYFVQMQGRDIFKHAVRNMVGISEKLLAKHGIDKNDVDVLIPHQANLRIIDAVGRKFDIPEEKVFSNIDRYGNTSAASVPVALTEAVETGFVKKGDLVLMPTFGGGFTWGAGLIQF, from the coding sequence ATGAAAACAAACTTCATCATACGCGGCCTTGGCATGTATGCGCCCGAGCGTGTCGTGACCAACGTCGATCTTGAAAAGATAGTAGATACGTCCGATGAGTGGATCACCACTCGGACGGGTATCAGGCAACGGCACGTTGTTGCCGAGGATGAGGCTGCTTCCGACATGGCTTACGAGGCCGCCAAAAAGGCCCTTGCCAATGCTGGAATGGAAGCCGATGAGCTGACACACATCGTGTGCGGTACGTTCACCCCTGATGCCATCATTCCCTCAACTGCCTGCCGTGTTCAGGAAAAACTGGGCATCACCGGCCAGATGTGCATTGATGTACAGGCTGCCTGCTCCGGTTTCCTTTATGCAATGCAGACCGCCCGAGGCTATCTGGCCCTTGAGCCGGAAAGCAAGGTGCTGGTCGTCACCTCCGAAGTCATTTCCCGTCGTTTGAACTGGGAAGACCGGACAACCTGTGTCCTGTTCGGCGATGCCGCAGGCGCAGCCATCATCACCACCGGCGAAGCGGATGAAACGCCCCGAATCGTGGATGTCATCCTGGCTGCCGATGGTTCGCTTGGCGATCTGCTCACCGTCAACGGCGGTGGCTCTGCCCATTCCTACAAGAAGGGCGAGACTGTAGGCGACGAGTACTTTGTCCAGATGCAGGGTCGCGACATCTTCAAGCATGCCGTGCGCAACATGGTCGGTATCTCCGAAAAGCTGCTCGCCAAGCATGGCATCGACAAAAACGATGTGGATGTACTCATCCCGCATCAGGCCAATCTGCGCATCATCGATGCCGTCGGTCGCAAGTTTGACATCCCCGAAGAAAAAGTCTTCAGCAACATTGATCGCTACGGTAACACATCCGCAGCCTCGGTTCCGGTTGCTCTGACGGAAGCGGTAGAAACCGGATTCGTCAAGAAAGGCGACCTGGTACTCATGCCGACCTTTGGTGGCGGCTTCACCTGGGGCGCGGGTCTGATACAGTTTTAG
- the fabG gene encoding 3-oxoacyl-[acyl-carrier-protein] reductase: MSDLPKVALVTGGSRGIGRVVAERLAADGFAVYLTYVSRPEEAEKVVGAIEAKGGQAKAFQLDSGDREAIAAFFKDEIKGKVSLEVLVNNAGITRDGLMMRMKDEDWDKVIEINLTGCFAFLKESSKIMGKQRRGRIVNITSIVGQMGNAGQANYCAAKAGLIGLTKSAARELAGRGITVNAVAPGFIETDMTAELPEKVVESMLAQIPLKSLGQSEDIAAAVAFLAGPGAGYITGQVLGVNGGMYM; the protein is encoded by the coding sequence ATGAGTGATCTTCCGAAAGTCGCACTGGTCACGGGTGGGTCCCGTGGCATTGGTCGTGTAGTCGCTGAACGCCTGGCTGCAGACGGCTTTGCCGTTTACCTGACGTATGTTTCCCGCCCTGAAGAAGCGGAGAAAGTCGTTGGTGCAATCGAGGCAAAAGGTGGACAGGCCAAGGCCTTCCAACTGGACTCCGGTGATCGGGAAGCTATCGCTGCCTTCTTCAAGGATGAGATCAAGGGCAAAGTATCGCTTGAGGTACTGGTCAACAACGCGGGTATTACCCGCGACGGCCTCATGATGCGCATGAAGGACGAGGATTGGGACAAGGTTATCGAAATCAACCTGACCGGTTGTTTCGCTTTTCTCAAGGAATCCTCCAAGATCATGGGTAAACAGCGCCGTGGTCGCATCGTAAATATTACCAGCATTGTTGGACAGATGGGCAACGCTGGCCAAGCCAACTACTGCGCGGCAAAGGCGGGTCTCATTGGCCTGACCAAGTCCGCTGCACGCGAGCTTGCCGGACGTGGAATTACGGTTAACGCCGTGGCTCCTGGCTTCATCGAAACCGACATGACCGCCGAACTCCCTGAGAAGGTCGTGGAGTCGATGCTGGCGCAAATTCCGTTAAAGTCCCTCGGGCAGTCCGAGGATATCGCAGCCGCAGTCGCATTCCTGGCCGGTCCCGGTGCAGGATACATCACCGGTCAGGTGTTGGGCGTCAATGGCGGCATGTACATGTAA
- a CDS encoding acyl carrier protein — MSDVAAKVKDIIVEQLGVSEDEVVNSAAFVEDLGADSLDLTELIMAMEEEFDLEIDDEVAQKIVKVEDAISHIEKAI, encoded by the coding sequence ATGTCCGATGTCGCAGCAAAAGTAAAAGATATCATCGTTGAGCAGCTTGGTGTTTCCGAAGACGAAGTCGTTAACTCCGCAGCTTTCGTTGAAGATCTGGGCGCTGATTCTCTGGACCTGACCGAACTGATCATGGCCATGGAAGAAGAATTCGACCTGGAAATCGACGACGAAGTAGCTCAGAAGATCGTCAAGGTCGAAGATGCCATTTCCCACATCGAAAAGGCCATCTAA
- the fabF gene encoding beta-ketoacyl-ACP synthase II — protein MNRVVVTSVAAITPIGNDVETSWENLLAGKSGISKITRFDASEHATKIAGEVKDFDPTIYIPKKEARRMEIFTQYAVGCTKMLFEKAGWTIPEEESHRAGTVIGVGLGGLQAIEDTHQKMLDKGPGRISPFFIPILIANMAAGQVSIEAGAQGPNICTTTACASGTHAIGAAYTDIVMGRADVMICGGAESTITKLGIAGFNAMRALSTRNDEPELASRPFDMDRSGFIMGEGAGLLLLESLEHAKARGANILAEVVGSGASGDAHHMTAPPEDGTGMALAMQAAIREAKVDPSEIDHINAHGTSTKLNDMCETRAIKKVFGDHAYNINICANKSQVGHLLGAAGGVEAVFAVKTIAEGVIPGTINRETPDPDCDLDVCADGPREKQVKYALSNSFGFGGTNGCLLFKRFDG, from the coding sequence ATGAATAGGGTTGTTGTCACCAGCGTCGCTGCTATCACACCCATCGGTAATGATGTAGAGACAAGCTGGGAAAATCTTCTGGCCGGTAAGTCCGGTATCAGCAAGATCACAAGATTCGATGCATCCGAACATGCAACCAAAATCGCCGGGGAAGTGAAGGATTTCGATCCGACCATCTACATTCCCAAAAAGGAAGCCCGGCGCATGGAAATCTTCACCCAGTATGCGGTGGGTTGTACTAAGATGCTGTTTGAAAAGGCTGGATGGACCATTCCCGAAGAGGAAAGCCATCGCGCAGGCACCGTCATCGGCGTCGGCCTTGGAGGCCTGCAGGCCATTGAAGATACGCACCAGAAGATGTTGGATAAAGGACCGGGACGTATTTCCCCGTTCTTCATTCCGATTCTCATTGCCAACATGGCGGCCGGTCAGGTTTCCATCGAGGCAGGAGCGCAGGGTCCGAACATCTGCACCACCACTGCCTGTGCGTCCGGTACCCACGCCATTGGCGCTGCGTACACGGATATCGTCATGGGCCGCGCAGATGTCATGATCTGCGGTGGCGCCGAGTCGACCATCACCAAGCTCGGCATCGCCGGGTTCAACGCCATGCGTGCGTTGAGCACCCGCAACGACGAGCCGGAACTTGCTTCCCGTCCATTCGATATGGATCGCAGCGGGTTCATCATGGGTGAAGGCGCCGGTCTGTTGCTGCTGGAATCCCTGGAGCACGCCAAGGCCCGTGGAGCCAATATCCTGGCCGAAGTGGTCGGATCCGGTGCATCCGGTGACGCTCACCACATGACCGCTCCGCCGGAAGACGGAACAGGCATGGCTCTGGCCATGCAGGCTGCCATTCGTGAGGCAAAGGTTGATCCTTCCGAGATCGATCACATCAACGCCCACGGCACCTCCACCAAACTCAACGATATGTGTGAGACCCGTGCCATCAAGAAAGTATTCGGCGATCACGCTTACAATATCAATATCTGCGCCAACAAGTCTCAGGTCGGGCATCTGCTCGGCGCTGCCGGCGGCGTGGAAGCGGTCTTCGCTGTCAAGACCATTGCCGAGGGAGTCATTCCTGGCACCATCAACCGCGAAACACCCGATCCGGATTGTGATCTGGATGTCTGCGCGGACGGACCTCGCGAAAAGCAGGTCAAATACGCACTGTCGAACTCATTTGGGTTCGGCGGGACGAACGGCTGTTTGCTGTTCAAGCGATTCGACGGATAA
- the glyA gene encoding serine hydroxymethyltransferase: MEELLLQDPAVAQTVISEADRQVSKLELIASENFVSTAVRQAQGSIMTHKYAEGYPGKRWYGGCEFVDQVEDLARERAKELFGASYVNVQPHSGSQANMAVYFAACKPGDTVLGMDLSHGGHLTHGSPVNFSGKLFNMVHYGVSKETQTIDYDEVEALAKKHKPTLIIAGASAYPRVIDFARFRAIADEVGAKLLVDMAHIAGLIAAGEHPTCIEHAHYTTTTTHKTLRGPRGGMILSNEDLEQELNSNIFPGIQGGPLMHVIAAKAVAFGEALSPGFVEYQQQVVKNAKQLAASLQEAGHKLVSGGTDNHMMLMDLSDLDYTGKDAQIALDKAGITANKNTIPFETKSPFQTSGVRLGTPALTTRGMIEEDMIVVAEAITAALNNINDDKILEEISKEVEEFASEFPLYAW; this comes from the coding sequence ATGGAAGAACTGCTTCTTCAGGACCCGGCAGTAGCCCAAACCGTCATTTCCGAAGCGGACCGTCAGGTCTCCAAGCTGGAATTGATCGCCAGTGAAAATTTTGTCTCCACCGCCGTTCGGCAGGCACAGGGGTCCATCATGACCCACAAATATGCCGAAGGCTACCCCGGCAAACGGTGGTATGGCGGCTGCGAATTCGTGGATCAGGTCGAAGATCTGGCTCGTGAACGTGCCAAGGAGCTGTTCGGCGCTTCATACGTGAACGTCCAGCCCCACTCCGGTTCCCAGGCCAACATGGCCGTCTACTTTGCCGCCTGCAAGCCCGGTGATACCGTTCTCGGCATGGACCTGTCCCATGGCGGGCACCTGACCCACGGTTCCCCGGTCAACTTCTCCGGCAAGCTGTTCAACATGGTTCACTACGGTGTTTCCAAGGAAACCCAGACCATCGACTACGATGAAGTCGAGGCGCTGGCCAAGAAGCACAAGCCCACGCTGATCATCGCCGGTGCTTCCGCTTACCCCCGTGTTATCGATTTCGCCCGCTTCCGCGCCATTGCCGATGAAGTCGGCGCCAAGCTGCTGGTCGACATGGCTCACATTGCCGGTCTGATCGCTGCCGGCGAGCATCCGACCTGCATCGAGCACGCCCACTACACCACGACCACCACCCACAAGACCCTGCGCGGTCCTCGCGGCGGCATGATTCTCTCCAATGAAGATCTCGAGCAGGAGCTGAACTCCAATATCTTCCCCGGTATCCAGGGCGGTCCGCTGATGCACGTCATCGCAGCCAAGGCTGTGGCCTTTGGTGAAGCGCTTTCCCCGGGCTTTGTCGAGTACCAGCAGCAGGTCGTCAAGAATGCCAAGCAACTGGCCGCCTCCCTGCAGGAAGCCGGTCACAAGCTGGTTTCCGGCGGTACCGACAACCACATGATGCTCATGGATCTTTCTGATCTGGACTACACCGGTAAAGACGCCCAGATTGCTCTGGACAAGGCCGGTATCACCGCCAACAAGAACACGATTCCTTTCGAGACCAAGTCTCCTTTCCAGACCTCCGGCGTCCGTCTCGGCACTCCCGCCCTGACCACCCGCGGCATGATCGAGGAAGACATGATCGTTGTTGCAGAAGCTATCACTGCTGCACTGAACAACATCAACGACGACAAAATCCTTGAGGAAATCAGCAAGGAAGTTGAGGAATTCGCCTCTGAATTCCCGCTCTACGCCTGGTAA
- a CDS encoding radical SAM protein has product MANRGAECALLMRLQSRYVAPADHATTNAREDTLIGKRALYYGVREPEAPALGGRLPVAIAVPGGEKNALSTLGWQSVYRTLSEDPGLAVERVFPDKLGLTDGGDPKTRESNSPLSSFPVTAWSVTFEEDFLTLPRTLQAAGVPPLAAERSRLPLVILGGPIAFLNPAPIAPFVDIFWVGEAEGEFLAFHHKLKELIFDGQDRDTILEAVKDHPGVYIPGRSKTPVKRLVSGPMGTLNDPAFSCFISGHATFRDTLLLEVNRGCPYGCRFCAAGFIYRPPRHADIDELKRIVELTDPPKIGLVGTALTDWPELLPFIKWIHGQKKKFSLSSLRADGITEDLLVYLRERGIRTITLALEGASNRLRNMMAKKLDPQDFLNAVRLCARYGVNHLKVYLIVGWPDETEEDYEELRAFLEEVVRIRSEEPGGRKKQFMRITIGISSLVPKPFTPFQWAPMMSEEKLNARMKMLRQMVKPFKGVTLHHDNPFQARLQGLLARGGEELADFIMLAAEHGGWKKALKRWDGDPSQVLDRERGADEVFPWEVIDIGVRREHLYKEWQRAKEAKTSAGCSAKGCTQCAGCGMEEFL; this is encoded by the coding sequence GTGGCGAACCGAGGAGCGGAGTGCGCACTATTGATGCGCCTGCAATCCCGATACGTCGCGCCTGCGGACCACGCGACGACCAATGCGCGAGAGGATACCCTCATCGGCAAACGAGCCCTGTATTATGGCGTCAGGGAGCCTGAAGCTCCCGCCCTCGGTGGACGGCTGCCCGTAGCGATAGCTGTACCCGGCGGTGAAAAGAACGCCCTTTCGACCCTTGGATGGCAGTCTGTGTATCGGACGCTTTCCGAGGATCCCGGCCTGGCCGTTGAACGTGTCTTCCCGGACAAGCTGGGACTGACCGATGGCGGTGATCCGAAAACGCGCGAATCAAATAGCCCACTATCCTCATTCCCTGTAACCGCCTGGAGCGTCACGTTCGAGGAGGACTTCCTCACCCTGCCTCGGACGCTTCAGGCTGCGGGCGTTCCGCCGTTAGCGGCGGAACGCTCGCGCCTCCCTCTGGTCATCCTTGGTGGCCCCATTGCATTTCTCAATCCGGCTCCCATTGCCCCGTTTGTGGATATCTTCTGGGTCGGTGAGGCCGAAGGCGAATTTCTCGCCTTTCACCACAAGCTCAAAGAACTGATATTCGACGGACAGGACAGGGATACCATTCTGGAAGCCGTCAAGGATCATCCCGGCGTGTACATCCCTGGTCGGTCCAAAACACCGGTCAAGCGACTGGTATCCGGCCCCATGGGGACTCTGAACGATCCCGCTTTTTCCTGTTTCATCTCCGGCCACGCCACGTTTCGAGACACCCTGCTTCTTGAAGTCAATCGGGGCTGTCCCTATGGCTGCCGTTTCTGCGCTGCCGGTTTCATTTACCGCCCACCCCGGCATGCTGATATCGACGAGCTCAAGCGAATCGTTGAACTGACCGATCCGCCCAAGATCGGGCTTGTGGGAACCGCCCTCACCGACTGGCCCGAACTGCTTCCGTTCATCAAATGGATACACGGACAGAAAAAGAAATTTTCCCTCTCCTCATTACGCGCCGACGGCATCACTGAAGATTTGCTCGTCTACCTTCGCGAGCGTGGCATCCGCACCATCACCCTCGCACTCGAAGGAGCCAGCAACCGACTGCGCAACATGATGGCCAAGAAGCTCGACCCACAGGACTTCCTCAATGCCGTCAGACTCTGCGCTCGGTACGGCGTCAATCATCTGAAGGTCTATCTCATTGTAGGCTGGCCTGACGAAACCGAAGAGGATTACGAGGAGTTGCGTGCATTTCTCGAAGAAGTCGTGCGCATCCGCTCCGAAGAGCCCGGTGGTCGGAAAAAGCAGTTCATGCGCATCACCATTGGTATCAGTTCGCTGGTACCCAAGCCGTTTACGCCCTTTCAGTGGGCGCCGATGATGAGCGAAGAGAAGCTGAATGCACGCATGAAAATGCTCCGTCAGATGGTCAAGCCGTTCAAGGGCGTCACCCTGCACCACGACAACCCATTTCAAGCCCGATTACAGGGGCTGCTTGCCCGAGGTGGCGAGGAACTGGCGGATTTCATCATGCTGGCTGCCGAGCATGGCGGCTGGAAAAAAGCCCTGAAGCGGTGGGATGGCGACCCGTCGCAGGTTCTGGATAGAGAGCGCGGGGCTGATGAAGTATTCCCGTGGGAAGTCATTGATATTGGAGTTCGCCGTGAGCATTTGTACAAGGAATGGCAGCGAGCCAAGGAAGCCAAAACTTCTGCCGGATGCTCTGCCAAAGGCTGCACCCAGTGCGCCGGATGCGGGATGGAAGAGTTTCTCTAG
- the ftsZ gene encoding cell division protein FtsZ, with protein sequence MEYFEIEHESNAKIKVVGCGGGGGNAVNNMIQSALKGVKFIVANTDHQDINKSLAEHKIQIGEKLTKGLGAGANPEIGRSAAMESVDQIREALEGSDMVFITAGMGGGTGTGSAPVVAEVARELGALTVGVVTKPFYFEGKRRLQQAEEGTRELADVVDSIITIPNDRLLQLAAKKASFADMLKKADEVLYYAVKGIADLITVHGLINLDFADVKAAMHSSGMALMGTGIASGESRAKEAAMKAITSPLLEDVSIEGAKGVLINITCGPDMLIDEVSEAADIIYKEAHDDAEIFFGTVFDPDAGDEMRITVIATGIETAAEEPEPALSKAEQQKLLLLGPRGVNSTPEPRANKRPGHQRVINTDRNIPAYLRKAGGDLDTTELPKQPMAKRAVGGAAPGEEEFIFDDAEENFDVPAFIRKNVD encoded by the coding sequence ATGGAATACTTTGAAATTGAACATGAAAGCAATGCCAAGATCAAGGTCGTCGGATGCGGCGGCGGTGGCGGTAATGCGGTCAACAACATGATCCAGTCCGCGCTCAAGGGCGTGAAATTCATCGTGGCAAACACCGACCACCAGGACATCAACAAGTCGCTGGCCGAACACAAGATTCAGATCGGTGAAAAACTGACCAAGGGACTCGGCGCAGGTGCCAACCCGGAAATCGGTCGCTCTGCCGCCATGGAATCCGTGGATCAGATTCGCGAAGCCCTTGAAGGCTCCGACATGGTTTTCATCACCGCGGGCATGGGCGGCGGAACCGGTACCGGCTCTGCTCCCGTAGTCGCCGAAGTCGCCCGCGAACTGGGTGCACTGACCGTCGGCGTCGTGACCAAGCCCTTCTACTTCGAAGGCAAACGCCGTTTGCAGCAGGCAGAAGAAGGCACTCGTGAACTGGCTGATGTGGTGGATTCCATCATCACCATCCCCAACGATCGCCTGCTCCAGCTCGCAGCCAAGAAGGCATCCTTTGCCGACATGCTGAAAAAGGCTGATGAGGTGCTCTACTACGCGGTCAAGGGTATCGCTGACCTGATCACCGTGCACGGCCTGATCAACCTTGACTTCGCCGACGTCAAGGCCGCCATGCACTCATCCGGCATGGCATTGATGGGCACCGGCATCGCTTCCGGCGAGAGCCGCGCCAAAGAAGCCGCCATGAAGGCCATCACCTCCCCGCTGCTGGAAGATGTTTCCATCGAGGGAGCCAAAGGCGTGCTCATCAACATCACCTGTGGCCCGGACATGCTCATCGACGAGGTCTCCGAAGCCGCTGACATTATTTACAAGGAAGCTCACGACGACGCGGAGATATTCTTCGGAACCGTCTTTGATCCGGATGCAGGCGACGAGATGCGTATCACCGTCATCGCCACCGGTATCGAAACCGCTGCCGAAGAACCGGAACCCGCTTTGTCCAAAGCCGAACAGCAGAAGCTGCTGCTCCTCGGACCCCGCGGTGTCAACAGCACTCCGGAACCGAGAGCCAACAAGCGCCCGGGTCATCAGCGCGTCATCAACACTGACCGCAATATCCCGGCATACCTGCGTAAAGCAGGTGGCGACCTGGATACCACCGAGCTGCCCAAGCAGCCCATGGCAAAACGTGCCGTTGGTGGTGCCGCCCCAGGTGAGGAGGAGTTCATCTTCGACGATGCCGAAGAGAACTTCGATGTTCCTGCCTTCATTCGCAAGAATGTCGACTAG